In Sulfitobacter sp. OXR-159, one DNA window encodes the following:
- a CDS encoding antibiotic biosynthesis monooxygenase: MIAVIFEVFPHPDRREEYLDVAAKMRPLLDEVDGFISVERFQSLTNPEKLLSLSFFRDEEAVQSWRKLTAHRGAQAAGREGIFTDYHLRIAHVIRDYGMFDRAEAPRDSQDIHPPRPVPEG; encoded by the coding sequence ATGATCGCCGTTATTTTCGAAGTCTTCCCCCACCCCGACCGCCGCGAGGAATACCTTGATGTCGCGGCCAAGATGCGGCCCCTGCTGGATGAGGTGGATGGCTTCATCTCTGTCGAACGGTTCCAAAGCCTGACCAACCCCGAAAAGCTGCTTTCGCTCTCTTTCTTCCGCGATGAAGAGGCAGTGCAGAGCTGGCGCAAGCTGACCGCGCACCGCGGCGCGCAGGCAGCAGGGCGCGAGGGAATCTTTACCGATTACCACCTGCGCATTGCCCATGTGATCCGTGACTATGGCATGTTCGACCGCGCAGAGGCACCACGGGACAGTCAGGACATCCACCCGCCGCGGCCTGTACCCGAGGGCTAA
- the gcvP gene encoding aminomethyl-transferring glycine dehydrogenase, which translates to MSFKPTDYLPYDFANRRHIGPSPSEMSQMLDTVGAESLDALIDDTLPKAIRAKQPLDFGKAMSEREVLEHMRKVAGKNKVLTSLIGQGYHGTVTPPAIQRNILENPAWYTAYTPYQPEISQGRLEALLNFQTMVSDLTGLEIANASLLDEATACAEAMTMALRSSKSKAKGFFIDANCHPQNIAVMKTRAEPLGIEVIVGEPEEMEAEKVFGAIFQYPGTYGHVRDFTDHMAALHEAKAVGIVTADPLSLTLLKEPGAMGADISVGSTQRFGVPEGYGGPHAAYMACKDSMKRAMPGRIVGVSIDAHGNRAYRLSLQTREQHIRREKATSNVCTAQALLAVMASMYAVFHGPEGLKAIAQRIHRKTVRLAKGLEAAGFDVQPESYFDTVTVEVGPLQAAVMKSAVDEGINLRRVGATKVGITLDERTRPDTIEAVWRAFGIRQADDDFTPEYRLPDAMVRTSDYLTHPIFHMNRAETEMMRYMRRLADRDLALDRAMIPLGSCTMKLNSAAEMMPVTWREFSLIHPFVPADQALGYQEMIDDLSNKLCEITGYDAISMQPNSGAQGEYAGLLTIAAYHRAKGEGHRNICLIPMSAHGTNPASAQMVGWKVVVIKTAANGDIDLDDFRAKAEQHSENLAGCMITYPSTHGVFEETVHEVTKITHDHGGQVYIDGANMNAMVGLSRPGDLGGDVSHLNLHKTFCIPHGGGGPGMGPIGVKSHLIAHLPGHPNEEGAAVSAAPYGSPSLLPISWSYCLMMGGDGLTQATRAAILNANYIAKRLEGAYDVLYKGPSGRVAHECIIDVRPYEETAGITNEDVAKRLVDCGFHAPTMSWPVAGTLMVEPTESETKAELDRFCDAMLAIREEIREIEEGRMDRANNPLKNAPHTVEDLVVEWGDRPYSREQGCFPPGAFRVDKYWPPVNRVDNVHGDRNLICTCPPLEDYAEAAE; encoded by the coding sequence ATGAGCTTCAAGCCCACCGATTATTTGCCCTATGATTTCGCCAACCGGCGTCACATTGGCCCGTCCCCTTCCGAAATGTCGCAGATGCTCGACACCGTGGGCGCCGAAAGCCTTGATGCGCTGATCGACGACACCTTGCCCAAGGCGATCCGTGCGAAACAGCCACTTGATTTCGGCAAGGCGATGAGCGAGCGCGAGGTGCTTGAGCACATGCGCAAGGTTGCGGGCAAGAACAAGGTGCTCACCAGCCTTATCGGGCAGGGCTATCACGGCACCGTCACGCCTCCGGCGATCCAGCGGAATATTCTTGAGAACCCCGCGTGGTACACCGCTTACACGCCCTATCAGCCCGAGATTTCGCAGGGCCGCCTGGAAGCGTTGCTCAATTTCCAGACCATGGTGAGCGACCTTACCGGGTTGGAAATCGCCAATGCGTCGCTTCTGGATGAGGCTACCGCCTGCGCCGAAGCGATGACCATGGCGCTGCGCAGCTCGAAGTCGAAGGCCAAGGGCTTCTTCATCGACGCCAACTGCCACCCGCAGAACATCGCCGTGATGAAGACCCGTGCCGAGCCTTTGGGCATTGAAGTCATCGTCGGTGAACCCGAAGAGATGGAGGCCGAGAAGGTCTTCGGCGCGATTTTCCAATATCCCGGCACCTACGGCCATGTGCGCGACTTCACCGATCACATGGCGGCCCTGCACGAGGCCAAGGCCGTGGGCATCGTTACTGCCGACCCGTTGTCGCTGACCCTGCTGAAAGAGCCGGGCGCGATGGGGGCCGACATCTCCGTGGGCAGCACGCAGCGTTTTGGCGTGCCCGAGGGCTATGGCGGCCCGCATGCTGCTTATATGGCCTGCAAGGATTCCATGAAGCGCGCCATGCCGGGGCGGATTGTTGGGGTGTCAATCGACGCCCATGGCAACCGCGCTTACCGCCTGTCGCTGCAAACCCGCGAGCAACACATCCGCCGCGAGAAGGCGACCTCGAACGTCTGCACCGCGCAGGCGCTGCTGGCCGTCATGGCGTCGATGTATGCCGTGTTCCACGGGCCGGAAGGCTTGAAGGCCATCGCGCAGCGCATCCACCGCAAGACAGTGCGTCTGGCGAAGGGCCTGGAGGCCGCGGGCTTTGACGTGCAGCCCGAGAGCTATTTCGACACGGTCACCGTCGAGGTCGGCCCCTTGCAGGCCGCGGTGATGAAATCCGCCGTGGACGAAGGCATCAACCTGCGCCGTGTGGGCGCGACCAAGGTTGGCATCACCCTGGACGAGCGCACCCGTCCCGACACCATCGAAGCGGTCTGGCGCGCCTTTGGCATCCGTCAGGCGGATGATGATTTCACCCCTGAGTACCGCCTGCCCGACGCGATGGTTCGCACGAGCGACTACCTCACGCACCCAATCTTCCACATGAACCGGGCCGAGACCGAGATGATGCGTTACATGCGCCGCCTCGCGGACCGTGATCTGGCTTTGGACCGGGCGATGATCCCGCTGGGGTCTTGCACGATGAAGCTGAACTCAGCGGCTGAGATGATGCCGGTGACGTGGCGTGAATTCTCGCTGATCCATCCCTTCGTGCCCGCCGATCAGGCGCTTGGCTATCAGGAAATGATCGACGATCTGTCGAACAAGCTGTGCGAGATCACCGGCTATGACGCGATTTCGATGCAACCGAACTCGGGCGCGCAGGGCGAATATGCGGGGCTTTTGACCATCGCCGCCTATCACCGCGCCAAGGGCGAAGGGCATCGCAACATCTGCCTGATCCCGATGAGCGCCCATGGCACCAACCCGGCCTCCGCGCAGATGGTGGGCTGGAAGGTCGTGGTCATCAAGACGGCGGCCAACGGCGACATCGACCTCGACGATTTCCGCGCCAAGGCCGAGCAGCACAGCGAAAACCTTGCCGGTTGCATGATCACTTACCCGTCGACCCACGGCGTGTTCGAGGAAACCGTGCACGAGGTGACCAAGATCACCCATGATCACGGCGGGCAGGTCTATATCGACGGGGCCAATATGAACGCCATGGTGGGCCTGTCGCGCCCCGGCGATCTGGGCGGCGACGTGAGCCACCTCAACCTGCACAAGACTTTCTGCATCCCGCATGGCGGCGGCGGCCCCGGCATGGGTCCGATCGGTGTGAAATCGCATCTGATCGCGCATCTGCCGGGCCACCCGAACGAAGAGGGGGCCGCGGTCTCGGCGGCGCCTTACGGCTCGCCCTCGCTGTTGCCGATCTCTTGGTCTTACTGCCTGATGATGGGCGGTGACGGTCTGACGCAGGCGACCCGCGCCGCGATCCTCAATGCCAACTACATCGCCAAGCGTCTCGAAGGGGCCTATGATGTGCTCTATAAAGGGCCGAGCGGTCGGGTGGCGCATGAGTGCATCATCGACGTGCGCCCCTATGAGGAAACCGCGGGCATCACCAACGAGGATGTCGCCAAACGTCTGGTCGATTGCGGCTTCCACGCGCCGACGATGTCTTGGCCGGTGGCGGGCACGCTGATGGTTGAGCCGACGGAGTCAGAGACCAAGGCCGAGTTGGACCGTTTCTGCGACGCCATGCTGGCGATCCGCGAGGAAATCCGCGAGATCGAAGAGGGCCGGATGGACCGGGCCAACAACCCGCTGAAAAACGCACCGCATACTGTGGAGGATCTGGTTGTGGAATGGGGCGACCGGCCTTACAGCCGCGAACAGGGCTGCTTCCCCCCCGGTGCCTTCCGCGTCGACAAATACTGGCCGCCGGTCAACCGCGTCGACAACGTGCACGGCGACCGCAACCTGATCTGCACCTGCCCGCCGCTGGAGGACTACGCCGAAGCGGCGGAGTGA
- the gcvT gene encoding glycine cleavage system aminomethyltransferase GcvT, which yields MSELKQTALHDLHVELGAKMVPFAGYSMPVQYPLGVMKEHLHTRAAAGLFDVSHMGQVVLRAKSGSYEDVALAMESLVPVDVLGLAEMRQRYAMFTDATGGILDDLMLANLGDHLFVVVNAGCKDDDIALMKEALSDRCDIEVLDDRALLALQGPQAAAALARLQPLVADMKFMDVAKDVDIDGITVTLSRSGYTGEDGYEISVANDDAVALARKLLALEEVEPIGLGARDSLRLEGGLCLYGHDIDTTTTPVEAALNWAIQKVRRNDGERAGGFPGAGVILQQLAGGAPRKRVGLLPEGRAPMREGVAIFDAAEGGNEVGTVTSGGFGPTVGGPVAMGYVTAEHAKVDTPLWGEVRGKRLPLTVTKMPFVAANFKR from the coding sequence ATGAGCGAGCTCAAGCAGACGGCATTGCATGATTTGCATGTGGAACTGGGGGCCAAGATGGTGCCCTTTGCGGGCTATTCAATGCCCGTGCAATACCCTCTTGGCGTGATGAAAGAACATCTGCACACCCGCGCCGCCGCCGGGTTGTTTGATGTGAGCCACATGGGGCAGGTCGTGCTGCGGGCCAAGTCTGGCAGCTATGAGGATGTGGCCTTGGCGATGGAGAGCCTCGTGCCGGTTGATGTGCTGGGGCTTGCCGAGATGCGCCAGCGTTATGCGATGTTCACGGACGCCACGGGTGGTATCTTGGACGATCTGATGTTGGCCAATCTGGGTGATCATCTGTTCGTTGTTGTGAATGCCGGGTGCAAGGATGATGACATTGCCCTGATGAAAGAGGCGCTGTCGGATCGTTGTGATATCGAAGTTTTGGATGACCGTGCGCTTCTGGCCCTTCAGGGGCCGCAGGCCGCAGCGGCGCTGGCCCGCTTGCAGCCCTTGGTGGCGGATATGAAATTTATGGATGTTGCCAAGGATGTCGACATTGACGGGATCACCGTCACCCTGTCGCGCTCGGGCTATACGGGCGAGGATGGCTACGAGATTTCGGTCGCGAATGACGATGCCGTGGCTTTGGCGCGCAAGCTCTTGGCGCTGGAAGAGGTCGAGCCCATCGGTCTGGGCGCGCGTGACAGTCTGCGGTTGGAGGGCGGGTTGTGCCTTTATGGTCATGACATCGACACCACCACCACACCGGTCGAGGCGGCACTGAACTGGGCAATCCAGAAGGTACGCCGCAATGATGGTGAGCGTGCAGGCGGTTTCCCCGGTGCCGGCGTGATCTTGCAACAACTGGCCGGCGGCGCGCCGCGCAAGCGGGTGGGGTTGCTGCCCGAGGGCCGGGCGCCAATGCGTGAGGGTGTGGCGATTTTCGATGCAGCCGAGGGCGGTAATGAGGTTGGCACAGTGACTTCTGGCGGCTTTGGTCCGACGGTTGGCGGCCCCGTTGCCATGGGCTATGTCACCGCCGAGCATGCAAAGGTCGACACGCCGCTTTGGGGCGAGGTGCGCGGCAAGCGCTTGCCACTGACTGTCACGAAAATGCCGTTCGTCGCGGCGAACTTCAAACGCTGA
- the gltX gene encoding glutamate--tRNA ligase: protein MSNPTITRFAPSPTGYIHVGNLRTALMNYLIARKAGGTFILRIDDTDPERSREEYVDGIKQDLEWLGLEWDRVERQSERLDRYHAAAEDLREKGRFYEAFETPTELDLKRKKQLNMGKPPVYDRAALNLSDDEKAALRAERGDGVWRFKLDHQRIEWDDGILGDISIDAASVSDPVLIRGDGQILYTLASVVDDTEMGVTHVVRGSDHVTNTATQIQIMQALGNGAVPSFAHHSLLTGPQGEALSKRLGTLALRDLREQGVQPFALLSLMARLGSSDPVELRTDMAELIEGFDINRFGSAPTKFDVQDLFPLTGRYLQQLPLEAVKDDIIALGVPEDKAAQFWAVTRENISTLKNLGPWWAMFRDGAEPVIAEEDREFVAQAMLLLPEMPFDETTWSSWTAAVKEATGRKGRGLFRPLRLALTGQEHGPEMAQVLPLLQTVKARG, encoded by the coding sequence ATGTCCAACCCAACGATCACCCGTTTCGCCCCGTCCCCCACTGGCTATATCCACGTGGGCAACCTGCGCACCGCGCTGATGAACTACCTCATCGCGCGCAAGGCGGGCGGCACTTTCATCCTGCGCATCGACGACACCGATCCCGAGCGAAGCCGCGAAGAATACGTCGACGGCATCAAGCAAGACCTTGAATGGTTGGGGCTGGAATGGGACCGGGTCGAGCGTCAGTCGGAACGTCTGGACCGCTATCATGCCGCCGCCGAAGATCTGCGCGAAAAGGGCCGTTTCTACGAGGCGTTCGAGACGCCGACAGAGCTGGACCTCAAGCGCAAGAAACAGCTCAACATGGGCAAGCCGCCGGTCTATGACCGCGCCGCGCTGAACCTCTCCGACGATGAGAAAGCCGCGCTGCGTGCCGAGCGTGGCGATGGCGTTTGGCGGTTCAAGCTCGATCACCAGCGGATCGAATGGGATGACGGTATCTTGGGCGATATTTCCATCGACGCGGCCTCGGTTAGTGACCCCGTACTCATTCGTGGCGATGGGCAGATCCTTTATACCTTGGCGAGCGTCGTGGATGACACCGAAATGGGCGTGACCCATGTGGTGCGCGGGTCGGACCATGTGACCAACACCGCGACCCAGATCCAGATCATGCAGGCGCTTGGCAATGGGGCGGTGCCCTCGTTCGCGCACCACTCGCTGCTGACCGGCCCGCAGGGCGAGGCGCTGAGCAAGCGCCTTGGCACGCTGGCCCTGCGTGATCTGCGTGAGCAGGGGGTTCAGCCCTTTGCGTTGCTGAGCCTGATGGCGCGGTTGGGGTCGTCGGATCCGGTGGAACTGCGCACGGATATGGCGGAGTTGATCGAGGGTTTCGACATCAACCGCTTCGGCTCGGCGCCGACCAAGTTTGATGTGCAGGATCTGTTCCCGCTGACCGGGCGCTACCTGCAGCAACTGCCGCTTGAGGCGGTGAAAGACGATATCATCGCCCTTGGCGTGCCGGAAGACAAAGCCGCGCAGTTCTGGGCGGTTACCCGCGAGAATATATCGACGCTGAAGAATTTGGGGCCATGGTGGGCCATGTTCCGCGACGGGGCCGAGCCGGTGATTGCCGAGGAAGACCGCGAATTCGTGGCTCAGGCCATGCTGCTGCTCCCGGAGATGCCCTTTGATGAAACCACGTGGTCAAGCTGGACCGCCGCGGTCAAAGAGGCCACCGGGCGCAAGGGGCGCGGGTTGTTCCGGCCCCTGCGTTTGGCGCTGACGGGGCAGGAACACGGGCCAGAGATGGCGCAGGTTTTGCCGTTGCTCCAGACCGTCAAAGCACGCGGTTGA
- a CDS encoding 2-isopropylmalate synthase, whose amino-acid sequence MLHRSLPLCLIALLATPLAAQDGQVLTKEYDDGGIYEGTFQGGLQHGTGTYKLPNGYEYSGEWVEGEIKGEGVARFPNGSVYEGNFAKGKPEGLGKITFADGGTYEGEWEAGAIMGQGVAIYANGVRYEGEFRNAKHHGKGVMQSPGGYEYKGDWIDGVKQGVGTITYPDGAVYEGEIEGGKRSGEGTLTMPDGLVYVGLWKDGQIDGTGTLTQPNGDVYEGTLVAGRREGKGKVTYENGDVYEGDFKDDRRDGQGTFTGTDGYVYTGSWVAGQIEGEGQVTYPDGSVYVGTFRNDLADGTGKITYPDGSTYEGAWVAGVIEGEGIATYTNGVVYEGEFKDARNHGQGVMTYADGYRYEGGWQDGQRHGQGKATYPDGTVYEGAFRNGQRHGQGKITMASGFVYEGEWTEGEIEGQGVATYANGDVYEGTFKAGKRQGSGTMRYASGEEASGDWENGALSDGTAGAASDTAADPAAGTASGAAAETPADEAQPADAAPAAADAPDEGVSDDGTDADTSEVVPPPTGTAADGG is encoded by the coding sequence ATGTTGCACCGCAGCTTGCCCCTCTGTCTGATCGCTCTTCTGGCCACGCCGCTTGCGGCGCAGGACGGGCAGGTGCTGACCAAGGAATATGACGATGGCGGCATCTATGAGGGCACGTTTCAAGGCGGTCTTCAGCATGGCACCGGCACCTATAAGCTGCCCAACGGCTATGAATATTCCGGCGAATGGGTCGAGGGCGAGATTAAGGGCGAAGGCGTCGCGCGTTTCCCCAATGGCTCGGTCTATGAGGGTAATTTTGCCAAGGGCAAGCCCGAAGGTCTGGGCAAGATCACCTTTGCCGATGGCGGCACCTATGAGGGCGAATGGGAAGCGGGCGCGATCATGGGCCAAGGCGTGGCGATCTACGCCAATGGCGTGCGCTATGAGGGTGAGTTCCGCAATGCCAAACACCACGGCAAGGGCGTGATGCAAAGCCCCGGCGGCTATGAGTACAAGGGCGACTGGATTGATGGCGTCAAACAGGGCGTCGGCACGATCACCTACCCCGATGGCGCGGTCTATGAAGGTGAAATCGAAGGCGGCAAACGCAGTGGCGAGGGCACGCTGACCATGCCCGACGGGTTGGTCTATGTGGGCTTGTGGAAAGACGGCCAGATCGACGGGACCGGCACGCTGACCCAGCCCAATGGCGATGTTTACGAAGGCACCTTGGTCGCGGGCCGCCGTGAAGGCAAAGGCAAGGTCACCTATGAGAATGGCGATGTTTATGAGGGCGACTTCAAAGACGACCGCCGCGACGGGCAGGGCACTTTCACCGGCACCGATGGCTATGTCTACACCGGCTCTTGGGTGGCCGGGCAGATTGAGGGCGAAGGTCAGGTGACCTATCCCGACGGGTCCGTTTACGTTGGCACCTTTCGCAATGATCTGGCCGATGGCACGGGCAAGATCACCTATCCCGATGGATCGACCTATGAGGGCGCTTGGGTGGCAGGCGTGATCGAAGGCGAAGGCATCGCCACCTATACCAATGGCGTGGTCTATGAGGGCGAATTCAAAGACGCCCGCAACCACGGCCAAGGGGTGATGACCTATGCCGATGGCTACCGCTATGAGGGCGGCTGGCAGGATGGTCAGCGCCATGGGCAGGGCAAGGCGACCTATCCCGACGGCACGGTCTATGAAGGCGCGTTCAGGAATGGGCAGCGTCACGGTCAGGGCAAGATCACCATGGCCAGCGGTTTCGTCTACGAAGGCGAGTGGACCGAGGGAGAGATCGAAGGGCAGGGCGTGGCGACCTATGCCAATGGCGATGTCTATGAGGGCACGTTCAAAGCGGGCAAGCGGCAGGGCAGCGGCACCATGCGCTATGCCAGCGGCGAAGAAGCCTCGGGCGATTGGGAGAACGGCGCGTTGAGCGATGGGACCGCCGGGGCGGCTTCTGACACCGCAGCCGATCCCGCAGCCGGCACCGCCTCTGGCGCCGCGGCGGAGACTCCTGCGGACGAAGCACAGCCTGCAGATGCGGCACCGGCAGCGGCAGACGCCCCCGATGAGGGCGTGTCAGACGACGGCACCGACGCCGACACCTCAGAGGTTGTGCCCCCCCCGACTGGCACCGCGGCAGACGGCGGCTGA
- the gcvH gene encoding glycine cleavage system protein GcvH — MKFTEEHEWLRVEGDEVVVGITTHAAEQLGDVVFVELPDEGTTVSKDDEVVVIESVKAASDILAPIDGEITEVNSTLTDNPSMVNDDPQGEAWFFKMKFTDASQMDDFMDEAAYQKFIG, encoded by the coding sequence ATGAAATTTACCGAAGAACATGAATGGCTGCGCGTCGAGGGTGACGAAGTGGTCGTGGGCATCACCACACACGCCGCCGAGCAGTTGGGCGATGTCGTCTTCGTGGAACTGCCCGACGAAGGCACCACCGTCAGCAAGGATGACGAAGTTGTCGTGATCGAATCCGTCAAGGCGGCGTCGGACATCCTCGCCCCAATCGACGGTGAGATCACTGAGGTGAACAGCACGCTCACGGACAACCCCAGCATGGTCAACGATGACCCGCAGGGCGAGGCGTGGTTCTTCAAAATGAAGTTCACCGATGCCAGCCAGATGGACGACTTCATGGACGAAGCCGCCTACCAGAAATTCATCGGCTAA
- a CDS encoding gamma-glutamylcyclotransferase family protein has protein sequence MTPYFFGYGSLVNRNTHSYPDARPARLDGWRRKWVRAEGRDIVYLSVVQDQSTRIDGLIAAVPGADWAALDQREYSYERHASGGAVVHDLVPAPDIAHYAIPLEIAVDHGDHVILLSYLDVVVQGFLREFGTDGAARFFDTTEGWDTPILNDRAAPLYPRHQTLTPEETAVVDHHIDRLSLQVKSRDEAPFTKKNF, from the coding sequence ATGACCCCCTATTTTTTCGGCTACGGCAGCCTCGTGAATCGCAACACCCACAGCTACCCCGACGCCCGGCCCGCCCGGCTCGACGGCTGGCGGCGCAAATGGGTCCGCGCCGAAGGGCGCGACATCGTCTACCTCTCTGTGGTGCAAGATCAAAGCACCCGCATCGACGGGTTGATCGCCGCCGTGCCGGGCGCGGATTGGGCGGCGCTGGACCAGCGTGAATACAGCTACGAACGCCACGCCTCAGGCGGCGCCGTGGTCCATGATCTGGTCCCCGCACCCGACATCGCCCATTACGCCATCCCGCTCGAAATCGCGGTCGACCACGGCGATCACGTGATCCTGCTGAGCTATCTTGATGTTGTGGTCCAAGGCTTCCTGCGCGAGTTCGGCACCGATGGCGCGGCGCGCTTCTTCGACACCACCGAAGGCTGGGACACACCTATCCTGAACGACCGCGCAGCGCCCCTCTACCCGCGCCACCAGACCCTAACGCCAGAAGAAACCGCCGTGGTCGATCACCACATCGACCGCTTGTCGCTACAGGTGAAATCACGCGACGAAGCCCCCTTCACAAAGAAGAACTTCTAA
- a CDS encoding DUF1236 domain-containing protein: MNIVKLGMVSAIALGAAAPVYAQSAEAYAATDLNIRSGPGPQYDIVGVIPGGEATMVEGCLDGQSWCQVKFGDAMGWSYSDYLAVEVEEQAVALTTRPATVEISTVTYEDPEGTAENETAGAAAGATLGALTAYAVGGPIGGIIAGGIAGGAAGSAAAEPEESTITYVRENPVDTVYLDGEVVVGAGIPTTVTTYEVPETTYRYVNINGATVIVDNETNLIVDVVR; this comes from the coding sequence ATGAATATCGTTAAACTTGGAATGGTATCTGCCATCGCTTTGGGTGCCGCTGCACCTGTCTATGCACAATCGGCCGAAGCCTATGCCGCAACCGATCTTAACATCCGTTCGGGCCCCGGCCCGCAGTACGACATCGTCGGTGTCATCCCCGGTGGCGAAGCCACTATGGTGGAAGGCTGCCTTGACGGCCAATCCTGGTGCCAAGTCAAATTTGGCGACGCGATGGGCTGGTCCTATTCTGATTACCTTGCCGTTGAAGTTGAAGAGCAGGCCGTGGCTCTGACCACCCGCCCCGCGACCGTCGAAATCAGCACCGTGACCTATGAAGATCCAGAAGGCACCGCCGAGAATGAGACCGCAGGCGCTGCTGCCGGTGCGACCCTGGGTGCGCTAACCGCATATGCCGTTGGTGGCCCGATTGGTGGCATCATCGCCGGTGGCATCGCAGGTGGTGCGGCAGGTTCCGCCGCTGCTGAGCCAGAGGAATCCACCATCACCTACGTCCGCGAGAACCCGGTTGATACCGTGTACCTTGACGGTGAAGTGGTTGTCGGCGCGGGCATCCCCACGACCGTGACCACCTATGAGGTCCCGGAAACCACATACCGCTATGTCAACATCAACGGCGCGACCGTGATCGTTGACAACGAGACGAACCTGATCGTCGACGTTGTGCGCTAA
- a CDS encoding nitrilase-related carbon-nitrogen hydrolase — MLDRFRLTLGQLNPTVGDLPGNAALAREAWQAGRDAGAQLVALPELFLTGHDAKALLHNPAFQRDVVTHLEALAAHCAHGPALALGAPWVEGAKLHNAYLILQGGRIAQRVLQHSPARHSRFDAGPISGPYAVEGLRIGSPIGADGWTGDVAETQAETGAEFLLIPNAAPHQRGAMNRRLNHMVARVIETELPLISLNMVGGQDEAVFDGASFALNPGGKLALHLPAFDRAIAHVDLERAPEGWQIVAGDLAPQPSALERDYRALVVGLRDYVAKAGASKVLVEQTEGRDAALAATIAADALGPENVRQIAVPVGGDLQSTLHARLAGLGAAVGADTLALPLRGLMLRALAQDAGELLLTAQNKSAAAIGQSAVPGDFNPVKDLYQTEVLALCQWRNTTHRVWMRGPASAAFPQRENSREDSAQEDSAVDDILCILQERNGSVGDCVAEGFDQQTAQKVAEHLFNNQPRKNRSAPGPRVTASRPEHPYPAHWRDG; from the coding sequence ATGTTAGACCGTTTTCGCCTCACCCTCGGGCAATTGAACCCGACCGTCGGCGACCTGCCGGGAAACGCGGCACTGGCGCGCGAGGCTTGGCAGGCCGGGCGCGACGCGGGCGCGCAATTGGTCGCCCTGCCCGAACTGTTCCTGACCGGGCATGATGCGAAAGCGCTGCTGCATAACCCAGCCTTTCAACGCGATGTCGTGACCCATCTTGAGGCGCTCGCCGCCCATTGCGCCCACGGCCCCGCCTTGGCGCTTGGCGCGCCTTGGGTCGAGGGGGCGAAACTTCATAACGCCTACCTCATCCTACAGGGTGGCAGGATCGCCCAGCGGGTGCTTCAACACAGCCCCGCGCGGCACTCTCGCTTTGATGCAGGTCCGATCAGTGGCCCCTATGCTGTTGAGGGGCTGCGCATCGGCTCCCCCATCGGGGCGGATGGCTGGACTGGCGATGTGGCCGAAACGCAGGCCGAAACGGGGGCCGAATTCCTTTTGATCCCTAATGCGGCCCCACATCAACGCGGCGCAATGAACAGGCGGCTGAATCATATGGTCGCGCGGGTGATCGAGACGGAGTTGCCGCTGATCAGCCTCAATATGGTCGGGGGGCAGGATGAGGCGGTCTTTGACGGCGCGTCCTTCGCGCTGAACCCCGGTGGCAAGCTGGCGCTGCACCTGCCTGCCTTTGACAGGGCCATTGCCCATGTCGATCTGGAACGGGCACCGGAGGGTTGGCAGATCGTGGCCGGAGACCTCGCACCGCAGCCAAGCGCACTGGAGCGGGATTACCGCGCTTTGGTTGTCGGCCTGCGGGATTATGTCGCCAAAGCCGGAGCCTCCAAGGTGCTGGTCGAACAGACCGAGGGGCGTGATGCCGCGCTGGCCGCGACGATCGCAGCCGATGCTTTGGGGCCCGAAAATGTGCGCCAGATCGCGGTCCCGGTGGGGGGTGATTTACAGTCCACACTGCACGCCCGCCTCGCAGGGCTTGGTGCGGCGGTCGGTGCCGATACCCTCGCCCTCCCCCTGCGCGGCCTGATGCTCCGCGCTTTGGCGCAGGACGCGGGGGAGCTGTTGCTCACGGCACAGAACAAATCCGCGGCCGCCATCGGACAGAGCGCGGTGCCGGGCGATTTCAATCCGGTCAAAGACCTGTACCAGACCGAGGTGCTGGCCCTTTGCCAATGGCGCAACACCACCCACCGCGTTTGGATGCGAGGCCCAGCCTCTGCGGCGTTTCCGCAGCGGGAAAATTCTCGAGAAGATAGCGCTCAAGAAGATAGCGCAGTGGACGACATCCTGTGCATCTTGCAAGAAAGGAACGGCAGTGTGGGGGACTGCGTAGCGGAGGGCTTTGACCAGCAGACCGCCCAGAAGGTTGCGGAGCACCTTTTTAACAACCAGCCGCGGAAAAATCGCTCCGCCCCCGGCCCGCGCGTCACGGCATCGCGGCCAGAGCACCCCTACCCCGCCCACTGGCGCGACGGCTGA